The Halarchaeum grantii genome contains a region encoding:
- a CDS encoding zinc-binding dehydrogenase has product MTSTTGRLAYLRDEQSVEIREYPVPDPEPGALVTEVVQANVCGSELHIWKGIHPVLDRMVLGHEALCRVTDVGDGVETDYAGEPIEEGDLIAPTYFVACGKCEYCGRGEFRSCENALQHWLEHPDEFPHFHGTFATHYYVHPEQHFYKVPENIPDGVAAAANCALTQVLFGLDEVGLSYGETVVIQGGGGLGQNAIAVANEYGAETILVEGVDERIERARSFGVDHVVDFREYDTVEARGERVAELTDGRGADVGVEVAGVPDAFAEGPHLLRDGARYLEIGNITPGRTAEIDPALFTRKNIEVTPTMRYDPWYLKKGLEFLSRTVEKYPYDDLIDAEFDLVDTQTALEQSDAREITRASLVPHEH; this is encoded by the coding sequence ATGACGTCCACTACGGGACGCCTCGCCTACCTCCGGGACGAGCAGTCCGTCGAGATTCGGGAGTATCCGGTGCCCGACCCCGAACCGGGCGCGCTCGTCACCGAGGTCGTGCAGGCGAACGTCTGCGGCTCCGAGCTCCACATCTGGAAGGGGATCCACCCCGTCCTCGACCGGATGGTCCTCGGCCACGAAGCGCTCTGTCGCGTCACCGACGTCGGCGACGGCGTCGAGACCGACTACGCGGGCGAGCCCATCGAAGAGGGCGACCTCATCGCCCCGACGTACTTCGTCGCCTGCGGGAAGTGCGAGTACTGCGGGCGCGGGGAGTTCCGCTCCTGCGAGAACGCCCTCCAGCACTGGCTCGAGCACCCCGACGAGTTCCCGCACTTCCACGGGACGTTCGCGACGCACTACTACGTCCACCCCGAGCAGCACTTCTACAAGGTCCCCGAGAACATCCCGGACGGCGTCGCGGCGGCGGCGAACTGCGCGCTCACGCAGGTGCTCTTCGGCCTCGACGAGGTCGGCCTCTCCTACGGCGAGACGGTCGTGATTCAGGGCGGCGGCGGCCTCGGGCAGAACGCCATCGCCGTCGCGAACGAGTACGGCGCGGAGACCATCCTCGTCGAGGGCGTCGACGAGCGCATCGAGCGCGCCCGGTCGTTCGGCGTCGACCACGTCGTGGACTTCCGCGAGTACGACACCGTGGAGGCGCGCGGCGAGCGCGTCGCCGAGCTCACGGACGGGCGCGGCGCGGACGTCGGCGTCGAGGTCGCGGGCGTCCCGGACGCCTTCGCGGAGGGGCCACACCTCCTCCGCGACGGCGCGCGCTACCTCGAAATCGGCAACATCACGCCCGGTCGGACCGCCGAAATCGACCCCGCGCTCTTCACCCGGAAGAACATCGAGGTGACGCCGACGATGCGCTACGACCCGTGGTACCTGAAGAAGGGCCTCGAATTCCTCTCGCGCACCGTCGAGAAATACCCCTACGACGACCTCATCGACGCCGAGTTCGACCTCGTGGACACACAGACCGCACTCGAGCAGTCCGACGCCCGCGAGATTACGCGCGCGTCGCTCGTTCCACACGAGCACTGA
- a CDS encoding BGTF surface domain-containing protein, whose translation MRWRPVALALLAVGLVATAGCAGLGGPSGDTTPTPPYVAHDGENVTVQSAAEQTISGVTTLDAGENVTVRVQSSGGESPFLKTDTANVTEGGSFEATFDFSGVESGAPFEVTVRHNGSEVVTADGVVA comes from the coding sequence ATGAGGTGGCGACCGGTCGCGCTCGCCCTCCTCGCCGTCGGCCTCGTCGCCACCGCGGGCTGTGCGGGACTCGGCGGGCCGAGCGGCGACACGACGCCGACGCCACCATACGTTGCGCACGACGGCGAAAACGTCACCGTCCAGTCCGCCGCAGAACAGACCATCAGCGGGGTGACGACGCTCGACGCCGGTGAGAACGTCACCGTCCGCGTGCAGTCCTCGGGCGGCGAGTCGCCCTTCCTCAAGACCGACACCGCGAACGTCACCGAGGGCGGGTCGTTCGAGGCGACCTTCGACTTCTCCGGCGTCGAGAGCGGCGCGCCCTTCGAGGTCACCGTCCGCCACAACGGGAGCGAAGTCGTCACTGCGGACGGCGTCGTCGCGTAG
- a CDS encoding transcription elongation factor Spt5 — MSVYAVKTTASQEQTVASMIANREENEIHAVLAPDALTSYVMVEADNDAVISRVLEEIPHARSMVPGESSISEVEHFLSPKPDVEGIAEGDIVELIAGPFKGEKAQVQRIDEGKDQVTVELYEATVPIPVTVRGDQIRVLDSEER; from the coding sequence ATGAGTGTGTACGCCGTCAAGACGACCGCGAGTCAGGAGCAGACGGTCGCGAGCATGATCGCGAACCGCGAGGAGAACGAGATCCACGCCGTCCTCGCGCCGGACGCGCTCACGAGCTACGTGATGGTGGAGGCGGACAACGACGCCGTCATCTCGCGTGTGCTCGAGGAGATTCCGCACGCCCGCAGCATGGTGCCGGGCGAGTCCTCGATCAGCGAGGTCGAGCACTTCCTCAGCCCGAAACCGGACGTCGAGGGCATCGCGGAGGGCGACATCGTCGAACTCATCGCCGGCCCGTTCAAGGGCGAGAAGGCGCAGGTCCAGCGCATCGACGAGGGCAAGGACCAGGTCACCGTCGAACTCTACGAGGCCACCGTCCCGATCCCGGTCACCGTTCGCGGCGACCAGATCCGGGTGCTGGATTCCGAGGAACGCTAA
- a CDS encoding protein translocase SEC61 complex subunit gamma, with product MDVPLELSAYTRVLKLASTPGWEEFSQIALIAGAGILLVGLMGFIIFLVMGVVPGTGI from the coding sequence ATGGACGTTCCCCTAGAGCTTTCAGCGTACACGCGGGTGCTGAAACTGGCCAGCACCCCCGGATGGGAGGAGTTCTCCCAGATCGCGCTCATCGCCGGCGCCGGCATCCTCCTCGTCGGCCTGATGGGCTTCATCATCTTCCTAGTCATGGGCGTCGTTCCGGGCACGGGGATCTGA
- a CDS encoding dihydrodipicolinate synthase family protein, translated as MTDVLCPLVTPFDAEGDVDLAALDAVVDGVLEAGLDGLVPCGTTGEFASMTRAENRAVLDRVRTRAGDDTTVIAGAGATSVADTLDALAFADDAGADAGLIVLPYFHTANAPAGAERFLQRVADDSPLPLYLYNIPACTGAEIPVDVVADLAAHDAVVGLKDSGGDFGYFTDVLAAVPDDFAVYQGVDGQLVPAGLMDASGGINALSNAVPEVFAAVRDALDAGDDERARDLHRECLTPLFAHCAEHGFAPATKAALAARGRLPNAAVRPPLVELDADARADVAAAVDAALERVA; from the coding sequence ATGACCGACGTGCTGTGTCCGCTCGTCACGCCGTTCGACGCCGAGGGCGACGTCGACCTCGCCGCGCTCGACGCCGTCGTCGACGGCGTGCTCGAGGCGGGCCTCGACGGCCTCGTCCCCTGTGGCACCACCGGCGAGTTCGCGAGCATGACCCGCGCGGAGAACCGCGCCGTCCTCGACCGCGTCCGCACACGCGCCGGCGACGACACCACCGTCATCGCGGGCGCGGGCGCCACCTCCGTCGCCGACACCCTCGACGCCCTCGCGTTCGCCGACGACGCCGGCGCGGATGCCGGCCTCATCGTCCTCCCCTACTTCCACACCGCGAACGCGCCCGCCGGCGCCGAGCGCTTCCTCCAGCGGGTCGCCGACGACAGCCCGCTCCCGCTCTACCTCTACAACATCCCGGCGTGCACGGGCGCCGAAATCCCCGTCGACGTCGTCGCCGACCTCGCCGCACACGACGCCGTCGTCGGCCTGAAGGACTCCGGCGGCGACTTCGGCTACTTCACGGACGTCCTCGCCGCCGTCCCCGACGACTTCGCGGTCTACCAGGGCGTCGACGGCCAGCTCGTTCCCGCCGGCTTGATGGACGCGAGCGGCGGCATCAACGCGCTCTCGAACGCCGTCCCCGAGGTGTTCGCGGCGGTCCGCGACGCCCTCGACGCCGGTGACGACGAGCGAGCGCGCGACCTCCACCGCGAGTGCCTCACGCCCCTGTTCGCTCACTGCGCGGAGCACGGTTTCGCGCCCGCGACGAAGGCCGCGCTCGCCGCGCGCGGGCGCCTCCCGAACGCGGCGGTGCGCCCGCCGCTCGTCGAACTCGACGCCGACGCCCGTGCGGACGTCGCGGCCGCCGTCGACGCCGCCCTCGAACGCGTCGCGTAG
- the ftsZ gene encoding cell division protein FtsZ — MDSIVQDAIDEAEEGAEPSEGVSPDSGGGTASSGRMSDEELLGVLEDLQTNITVVGCGGAGSNTVNRMHEEGIHGAKLVAANTDVQHLVDIEADTKILIGQEKTRGRGAGSLPQVGEEAALESQEEIREAISGSDMVFVTAGLGGGTGTGSAPVVAKAAREAGALTISIVTTPFTAEGEVRRNNAEAGLERLRDVSDTVIVVPNDRLLDSVGKLPVRQAFKVSDEVLMRSVKGITELITKPGLVNLDFADVRTVMEKGGVAMIGLGESDSDSKAVDSVKSALRSPLLDVDIGQANSALVNVTGGPDMSIEEAEGVVEEIYNRIDPDARIIWGTSVDEDLDGEMRTMVVVTGVESPQIYGQNGDEQPETSAERDIDYVE, encoded by the coding sequence ATGGACTCCATCGTGCAGGACGCTATCGACGAGGCCGAGGAGGGCGCCGAGCCCTCCGAGGGCGTCTCCCCCGACAGCGGCGGGGGGACCGCCAGCTCCGGCCGGATGTCTGACGAGGAGCTACTCGGCGTTCTCGAGGACCTGCAGACGAACATCACCGTCGTCGGCTGTGGCGGCGCGGGCTCGAACACCGTCAACCGGATGCACGAGGAGGGCATCCACGGCGCGAAACTCGTCGCCGCGAACACCGACGTCCAGCACCTCGTCGACATCGAGGCGGACACGAAGATCCTCATCGGGCAGGAGAAGACGCGCGGCCGGGGCGCCGGCTCGCTCCCGCAGGTCGGCGAGGAGGCCGCTCTCGAGTCCCAGGAGGAGATCCGCGAGGCCATCTCCGGCTCCGACATGGTCTTCGTCACCGCCGGTCTCGGCGGCGGCACCGGCACGGGGAGCGCCCCCGTCGTCGCCAAGGCCGCCCGCGAGGCGGGCGCGCTCACCATCAGCATCGTCACGACGCCGTTCACTGCGGAGGGCGAGGTCCGGCGGAACAACGCGGAAGCCGGCCTCGAGCGCCTGCGCGACGTCTCCGACACCGTCATCGTCGTCCCGAACGACCGCCTGCTCGACTCCGTGGGGAAACTCCCCGTCCGGCAGGCGTTCAAGGTCTCCGACGAAGTCCTCATGCGCTCCGTGAAGGGGATCACCGAACTCATCACGAAACCCGGCCTCGTCAACCTCGACTTCGCCGACGTGCGGACCGTCATGGAGAAGGGCGGCGTCGCCATGATCGGCCTCGGCGAGTCCGACAGCGACTCCAAGGCCGTCGACTCCGTCAAGAGCGCCCTGCGAAGTCCGCTCCTCGACGTCGACATCGGACAGGCGAACTCCGCGCTCGTGAACGTCACGGGCGGCCCGGACATGAGCATCGAGGAGGCCGAGGGCGTCGTCGAGGAGATCTACAACCGCATCGACCCCGACGCGCGCATCATCTGGGGGACCTCCGTCGACGAGGACCTCGACGGCGAGATGCGCACGATGGTCGTCGTCACCGGCGTCGAATCCCCGCAGATCTACGGGCAGAACGGCGACGAACAACCAGAGACGAGCGCAGAGCGCGACATCGACTACGTCGAGTAA
- a CDS encoding D-aminoacyl-tRNA deacylase has translation MTVGIVVSRADSASRAIGERLLALRDWERADDDASAARYRCGGFELREFEDWHLELEGVASAFDDPAFVVFASRHAGSSGPLLTAHFTGNFGAAEHGGADRDLAEACPNAHRAVVSAFAEHAPEDYDVGMECTHHGPTAVGTPSMFVELGSSESEWADESAAETVARAILDLRGVDAHAERTVVAFGGGHYAPRPTRIVETTDWAVGHVGADWCLDDLGDPREHRDVVAQAFAESGATRAVVDGEQPRLREVVADLGHDVVSETWLRETTGVDLGLATDLEAELGRVADGLRFGDAAREGAPREYVVVDHPDGLWADAHSVDADAALAAASEHALAYTTEENGNRVAGDIAFPDANAHDAYVAALASLLDEKYDAVERDADAVRVTDESFDPGKANARGVPEGPKFGRLASGHTVEVDGEEIRPEDVASERAEAYPRGARETVVRREGER, from the coding sequence ATGACCGTCGGAATCGTCGTGAGCCGCGCCGACTCCGCGTCGCGCGCCATCGGCGAGCGACTGCTCGCCTTACGGGACTGGGAGCGCGCGGACGACGACGCGAGCGCCGCGCGCTATCGGTGTGGTGGCTTCGAGCTCCGCGAGTTCGAGGACTGGCACCTCGAACTCGAGGGGGTCGCGTCGGCGTTCGACGACCCCGCGTTCGTCGTCTTCGCCTCGCGGCACGCCGGCTCGAGCGGCCCGCTGCTCACCGCGCACTTCACGGGGAACTTCGGGGCCGCCGAGCACGGCGGTGCCGACCGCGACCTCGCCGAGGCCTGCCCGAACGCCCACCGCGCCGTCGTCTCCGCGTTCGCCGAACACGCGCCCGAGGACTACGACGTCGGGATGGAGTGCACGCACCACGGCCCGACGGCCGTCGGCACGCCCTCGATGTTCGTCGAGCTCGGCTCCTCGGAGTCGGAGTGGGCGGACGAGTCGGCGGCCGAGACGGTCGCGCGCGCCATCCTCGACCTGCGCGGCGTCGACGCGCACGCCGAGCGCACCGTCGTCGCGTTCGGCGGCGGCCACTACGCCCCGCGTCCCACCCGAATCGTCGAGACGACCGACTGGGCGGTCGGGCACGTCGGCGCGGACTGGTGTCTCGACGACCTCGGTGACCCCCGCGAGCACCGCGACGTGGTCGCGCAGGCCTTCGCGGAGAGCGGCGCGACGCGCGCCGTCGTCGACGGCGAGCAACCGCGCCTCCGCGAGGTGGTCGCCGACCTCGGCCACGACGTCGTGAGCGAGACGTGGCTCCGCGAGACCACGGGCGTCGACCTCGGTCTCGCGACCGACCTCGAAGCCGAACTCGGGCGCGTGGCCGACGGTCTCCGCTTCGGCGACGCCGCCCGCGAGGGCGCGCCCCGCGAGTACGTCGTCGTCGACCACCCGGACGGCCTCTGGGCGGACGCGCACAGCGTCGACGCGGACGCCGCGCTCGCCGCCGCGAGCGAGCACGCGCTCGCCTACACCACCGAGGAGAACGGGAACCGGGTCGCGGGCGACATCGCGTTCCCGGACGCGAACGCCCACGACGCGTACGTCGCCGCGCTCGCGAGCCTCCTCGACGAGAAGTACGACGCGGTCGAGCGCGACGCCGACGCCGTCCGCGTCACCGACGAGTCCTTCGACCCCGGGAAAGCCAACGCGCGCGGCGTCCCCGAGGGCCCGAAGTTCGGGCGGCTCGCGAGCGGCCACACCGTCGAGGTCGACGGGGAGGAAATCCGACCCGAGGACGTCGCGAGCGAGCGCGCCGAGGCCTATCCGCGCGGGGCGCGTGAGACGGTCGTCCGACGCGAGGGGGAAAGGTAA
- a CDS encoding sodium:calcium antiporter: protein MDGLAPALLSPAADRTLLLLGSFALLLAGAEVFTNGVEWLGHRLGVSESATGSILAAVGTALPETLIPVIAILQGGAESAHVGVGAILGAPFMLATIAMFLVGVSVYHFRDRRVFGDEMHFNEMATRRDLSFFLVGYVIAFAAAFAHNRLLEYAMAALLVGLYLLYLVRSLQSGELAESEGIEALHLGLLIERVAARAGYDPRSYGDNPRFVFVALQTLFALGLIIGGAHLFVSEVQWLSKEVLGIPIAIVALLIAPLATELPEKFNSVLWISRDKDTLALGNITGAMAFQGTLPVTLGIVFTDWDLSLAWGTTGFLNAVSVVLAVLSGGILYLRARSAHEEPMDPKPFLVGGVFYAAFIALLVYFVVVLGIDAGAH, encoded by the coding sequence ATGGACGGCCTCGCACCGGCACTCCTCTCTCCGGCGGCGGACCGGACGCTCCTCCTCCTCGGGTCGTTCGCTCTCCTGCTCGCCGGCGCGGAAGTGTTCACGAACGGCGTGGAGTGGCTCGGACATCGCCTCGGCGTCAGCGAGTCGGCGACCGGAAGCATCCTCGCCGCCGTCGGCACCGCGCTCCCGGAGACGCTCATCCCCGTCATCGCCATCCTGCAGGGCGGGGCGGAATCGGCGCACGTCGGCGTCGGCGCGATCCTCGGCGCGCCGTTCATGCTCGCCACCATCGCGATGTTCCTCGTCGGCGTCAGCGTCTACCACTTCCGCGACCGGCGGGTGTTCGGCGACGAGATGCACTTCAACGAGATGGCGACCCGCCGCGACCTCTCCTTCTTCCTCGTCGGCTACGTCATCGCGTTCGCCGCCGCGTTCGCCCACAACCGCCTCCTCGAGTACGCGATGGCGGCCCTGCTCGTCGGCCTCTACCTCCTCTACCTCGTGCGCTCCCTGCAGAGCGGCGAGCTCGCGGAGAGCGAGGGCATCGAGGCGCTCCACCTCGGCCTCCTCATCGAGCGCGTCGCCGCGCGCGCCGGCTACGACCCGCGTTCGTACGGCGACAACCCGCGGTTCGTCTTCGTCGCCCTCCAGACCCTGTTCGCGCTCGGCCTCATCATCGGCGGCGCGCACCTCTTCGTCAGCGAGGTCCAGTGGCTCTCCAAGGAGGTGCTCGGCATCCCGATCGCCATCGTCGCGCTCCTCATCGCGCCGCTCGCGACCGAGCTCCCGGAGAAGTTCAACTCCGTGCTGTGGATCAGCCGCGACAAGGACACGCTCGCGCTCGGGAACATCACGGGCGCGATGGCGTTCCAGGGCACACTCCCCGTCACGCTCGGCATCGTCTTCACGGACTGGGACCTCTCGCTCGCGTGGGGGACCACGGGCTTCCTGAACGCCGTCTCCGTCGTCCTCGCCGTCCTCTCCGGGGGCATCCTCTACCTGCGCGCGCGCTCCGCGCACGAGGAGCCGATGGACCCGAAGCCCTTCCTCGTCGGCGGCGTCTTCTACGCGGCGTTCATCGCCCTCCTCGTCTACTTCGTCGTCGTCCTCGGCATCGACGCGGGCGCGCACTGA
- a CDS encoding shikimate dehydrogenase, with the protein MDVYGLLGNPVGHSLSPPMHEAAYAALDMDARYVTFEPDASDGAAAVEAAETLGIAGLNVTIPFKEDVLDAVEPDDLARRVGAVNTVDFSGDVPTGHNTDVAGVQRAFERFDVPLAGADAVIVGAGGAARAAAVALVTAGADVAVANRTVERARALAADVGADAFGLDALPDLLVGADVLVNATSVGMEEDVSPVPADALHADLAVLDAVYSPLETRLLREAAEAGATTIDGAWMLLYQGVVAFERWTGSDAPVDAMNAALREGL; encoded by the coding sequence ATGGACGTCTACGGACTCCTCGGGAACCCGGTGGGCCACTCGCTCTCCCCGCCGATGCACGAGGCCGCCTACGCGGCGCTCGACATGGACGCGCGCTACGTCACCTTCGAACCGGACGCGTCGGACGGCGCGGCGGCGGTCGAGGCCGCAGAGACGCTCGGTATCGCCGGTCTGAACGTCACGATCCCCTTCAAGGAGGACGTGCTCGATGCGGTCGAGCCGGACGACCTCGCGCGCCGCGTCGGCGCCGTCAACACCGTGGACTTCTCGGGCGACGTCCCGACGGGCCACAACACGGACGTCGCGGGCGTCCAGCGCGCCTTCGAGCGCTTCGACGTCCCGCTCGCGGGCGCGGACGCCGTGATCGTCGGCGCGGGCGGCGCGGCGCGGGCGGCGGCCGTCGCGCTCGTCACGGCCGGCGCGGACGTCGCCGTCGCGAACCGCACCGTCGAGCGCGCGCGGGCGCTCGCCGCCGACGTGGGCGCGGATGCGTTCGGGCTGGACGCGCTCCCCGACCTACTCGTGGGCGCGGACGTGCTCGTGAACGCGACGAGCGTCGGCATGGAGGAGGACGTCTCGCCGGTGCCGGCGGACGCCCTCCACGCGGACCTCGCGGTGCTGGACGCCGTCTACTCGCCGCTCGAGACGCGACTCCTCCGCGAGGCCGCCGAGGCGGGCGCGACCACCATCGACGGCGCGTGGATGCTCCTCTATCAGGGCGTGGTCGCCTTCGAGCGCTGGACCGGCTCGGACGCGCCCGTGGACGCGATGAACGCGGCGCTCCGCGAGGGGCTTTAA
- a CDS encoding helix-hairpin-helix domain-containing protein, with translation MGLISKLKSLLGMESNRSGRERDASVTVERERGTEREGDVDEPVATETEAAASTESLVDDAVEEGDADSPAEAAEPAEAAGPDEADMETDIDVSDDADETAVDEPVATETEAAASTESLVDDAVEEAEPESSADAAEPAEAAGPSEADVTTDVADVEPDADEDAVADTEGAEDVEIIKGVGPAYAERLRDAGVETVDDLASADADDLAERIDLSPKRVQRWIDRANEREE, from the coding sequence ATGGGTCTCATCTCGAAACTGAAGTCGCTTCTCGGCATGGAGTCGAACCGGAGCGGACGCGAGCGCGACGCCAGCGTCACGGTCGAGCGCGAACGCGGCACAGAGCGTGAAGGCGACGTCGACGAACCGGTCGCGACCGAGACGGAGGCCGCCGCCTCCACCGAATCGCTCGTCGACGACGCCGTCGAGGAGGGCGACGCCGACTCGCCGGCGGAGGCCGCCGAACCCGCCGAAGCCGCCGGCCCGGACGAGGCGGACATGGAGACGGACATCGACGTGTCGGACGACGCCGACGAGACGGCCGTCGACGAACCGGTCGCGACCGAGACGGAGGCCGCCGCCTCCACCGAATCGCTCGTCGACGACGCCGTCGAGGAGGCCGAACCGGAGTCGAGCGCGGACGCCGCCGAGCCGGCGGAGGCGGCGGGGCCGAGCGAGGCGGACGTGACGACGGACGTCGCCGACGTCGAACCCGACGCCGACGAGGACGCCGTCGCCGACACCGAGGGCGCCGAGGACGTCGAGATAATCAAGGGCGTCGGCCCGGCGTACGCCGAGCGCCTCCGCGACGCCGGCGTCGAGACGGTGGACGACCTCGCGAGCGCGGACGCGGACGACCTCGCGGAGCGGATCGACCTCTCCCCGAAGCGCGTCCAGCGCTGGATCGACCGCGCGAACGAGCGCGAGGAGTGA
- the pabB gene encoding aminodeoxychorismate synthase, component I, with translation MSDADVRTERAAFVAAARDAPPGARVPVEVRVAVDDPFDAYRRARGTGRSDDAPEAHDEAAVFYETGGGRDGWGYFGVDPVATTTVGPDETGVFDAIDRLFEGETLVRAGCDVPYPGGFFGYLSYDAARETEAIPETTTDDRGVPRLELATFEVLAAWRDPFAAGDDLRVVATPRLEGYASVEAAYADARERALALAERATEGAYGDETPPAPGTDATFESDAGREAFAERVARIKAEIRAGETFQTNVSQRLRAPAAVHPVRAYAALREVNPAPYAGLLEFPGCDLVSASPELLLERRGDELLTEPIAGTRPRGETEAADAAYEAELTSDEKERAEHAMLVDLERNDLAKVSTAGSVAVEEYRRIDRYSRVMHLVSLVSGTLREGATLGEAVRALFPGGTITGAPKPRTMALVDEVEATRRGPYTGSMAAIGFDGDATLNIVIRTLVRTGAEYGLRVGAGVVHDSDPESEYDETLAKAQALVDAVDRALADADLEVER, from the coding sequence ATGAGCGACGCAGACGTGCGAACGGAGCGCGCGGCCTTCGTGGCTGCGGCGCGTGACGCCCCGCCCGGCGCGCGCGTCCCCGTCGAAGTCCGGGTGGCCGTCGACGACCCCTTCGACGCCTATCGTCGCGCGCGCGGTACGGGGCGTTCCGACGACGCCCCCGAGGCGCACGACGAAGCGGCGGTCTTCTACGAGACGGGCGGCGGCCGCGACGGCTGGGGCTACTTCGGCGTCGACCCGGTAGCGACCACGACCGTCGGCCCCGACGAGACCGGCGTCTTCGACGCCATCGACCGCCTCTTCGAGGGCGAGACGCTCGTGCGCGCGGGCTGTGACGTCCCCTACCCCGGCGGGTTCTTCGGCTACCTCTCCTACGACGCCGCGCGCGAGACGGAGGCCATCCCGGAGACGACGACGGACGACCGTGGCGTTCCGCGCCTCGAACTCGCGACGTTCGAGGTGCTCGCGGCGTGGCGCGACCCCTTCGCGGCCGGTGACGACCTCCGCGTCGTCGCGACGCCGCGACTCGAGGGCTACGCGAGCGTTGAGGCCGCGTACGCCGACGCGCGCGAGCGGGCGCTCGCCCTCGCGGAGCGCGCGACCGAGGGCGCGTACGGCGACGAGACGCCGCCCGCGCCCGGCACGGACGCGACCTTCGAGAGCGACGCGGGGCGGGAGGCGTTCGCCGAGCGCGTCGCGCGCATCAAGGCCGAGATACGCGCGGGCGAGACGTTCCAGACGAACGTCAGCCAGCGCCTGCGCGCGCCCGCCGCCGTCCACCCCGTGCGGGCGTACGCGGCGCTTCGCGAGGTGAACCCCGCGCCGTACGCGGGCCTCCTCGAGTTCCCGGGCTGTGACCTCGTCTCCGCGAGCCCCGAACTCCTGCTCGAGCGTCGTGGCGACGAGTTGCTCACGGAGCCAATCGCGGGCACGCGGCCGCGCGGCGAGACCGAGGCCGCGGACGCCGCCTACGAGGCGGAGCTGACGAGCGACGAGAAGGAGCGCGCGGAGCACGCGATGCTCGTCGACCTCGAGCGCAACGACCTCGCGAAGGTCTCGACGGCGGGGAGCGTCGCCGTCGAGGAGTACAGGCGAATCGACCGCTACTCGCGCGTGATGCACCTCGTCTCACTCGTCTCCGGGACGCTCCGCGAGGGCGCGACGCTCGGCGAGGCCGTCCGCGCGCTCTTCCCCGGGGGAACGATCACGGGCGCGCCGAAGCCGCGAACGATGGCGCTCGTCGACGAGGTTGAGGCGACGCGACGCGGCCCCTACACGGGGAGTATGGCCGCCATCGGCTTCGACGGCGACGCCACGCTCAACATCGTCATCCGGACGCTTGTCCGCACGGGCGCGGAGTACGGCCTGCGCGTGGGCGCGGGCGTCGTCCACGATTCCGACCCCGAATCGGAGTACGACGAGACGCTCGCGAAGGCCCAAGCGCTCGTGGACGCGGTGGACCGCGCACTCGCGGACGCCGATCTGGAGGTCGAGCGATGA
- a CDS encoding anthranilate synthase component II, giving the protein MSARVLVVDNYDSFVYNLVDYVAAHVGREAVAVERNDAITVADVRALDPDAIVVSPGPGTPADAGVSTALFAETEYPILGVCLGHQALCAARGADVVRAPAVIHGKPSTVTHDGAGVFAGLPETISVGRYHSLAVEQGTLPARLVESAHTVAGDADGDAEIVMAVRDTERPHVGVQFHPESVLTGRPEDPADLDLGRALVANFLTEVAGCAIT; this is encoded by the coding sequence ATGAGCGCGCGCGTGCTCGTCGTGGACAACTACGACTCGTTCGTCTACAACCTCGTCGACTACGTCGCCGCGCACGTCGGCCGCGAGGCCGTCGCCGTCGAGCGCAACGACGCCATCACCGTCGCGGACGTCCGCGCGCTCGACCCGGACGCCATCGTGGTGTCGCCCGGTCCCGGGACGCCCGCCGACGCCGGCGTCTCGACGGCGCTGTTCGCGGAGACGGAGTACCCGATACTCGGGGTGTGTCTCGGCCATCAGGCGCTCTGTGCGGCGCGCGGCGCCGATGTCGTGCGCGCGCCCGCGGTCATCCACGGGAAGCCCTCGACGGTCACGCACGACGGCGCGGGCGTCTTCGCGGGCCTCCCGGAGACGATTTCGGTCGGGCGCTATCACTCGCTCGCCGTCGAGCAGGGGACGCTCCCCGCGCGGCTGGTGGAGAGCGCGCACACCGTCGCCGGCGACGCGGACGGCGACGCCGAGATCGTGATGGCGGTTCGGGACACGGAGCGCCCGCACGTCGGCGTCCAGTTCCACCCCGAGAGCGTCCTCACGGGCCGCCCGGAGGACCCCGCCGACCTCGACCTCGGCCGGGCGCTCGTCGCGAACTTCCTCACGGAGGTGGCCGGATGCGCTATCACGTAG